TATAGCTCTGGCTTTATTGCTGTCATTTGTTGAATTGAGGTTGCTGGATGTTTGATCATCTCTGATTCCCAAGTGGGAGTGTTAACCATTGCAGGTTATAGTTTGAAAATGggactatttttaaagttttagactCAAGTACCTTTTGTAAAAACTTTAGAAATTTGTTGGCACCGTTCCTTGTGCCAGATCCCTTACCAGCCCAGCCATTTCCTTCCAAATTAATTGCAGGTTCTAATGTGGCCAACCAGAGCTTTCAGAGAATTAACATAGAGTATGATCATGCTAATCCGAAGACTAGTCTCGGTCTTAGATTGAGTTGGCTCTTAGCATATACAGAATACAAGTTGCCTCATATTAACCTTATGATCAACCAAAATTGAAATGAAACTCTAAATAAGCCCAGGGCCCTCCATCTCATTTATCTTACATTTAGTCAAAATGTGAGTGATCTctgattattttagatttttattttgttagtttCAGACAAtgttaaaagtttcatttttaattcattatcTGAGTTATATGAGTTCTTCCCAAAAGCCTCTCTTTTCTGTTATCCAAAAGGGTACTTACTTGTTTTATTGAAAAGTTGAATGGAATAGCAACTCGAGGTTTTCAGAAGAAACCACTTCTTCACAGGTTCTCTAGGGCTCATTAAAATGTGGTGATAGTAACTCTGAAGCCTATGTCTGTAGCTTTTTTAGTGTTCACGGGTTGGAGACTTAAACTTTTTTAAGTAACATAgttcagttttttctttaatattgaaAAGCCTTTCCAGTTTGGACGACTTTTTCCAAATGGCAAATGGGAATTGTAGTTCTGCCTGCCTTTGCTTATTAGCATTTCATCTTCCCTGAGGAATAAACATGTTGATTctgtcttctcctcctccaagttCCCAAAACAGAGGTTAAACATTCTTGTGCGATTTTTAGTTTGAGCTTGCCTAatcagtaaattttctttttaaaaaaattaaaaagttcaaCAGTAATCCTATTATTTTTACACCATCTTTCTTTGACCCTACTTTCTTAGCCACAGTTCAACAAATTCCATTTGCAAAATTGAAAATAGGTTGATTTCTAAGTTTAGAGATTTTcttgtttatgtgataaatttgCATCCTCCCATATATTCTCCTGTGACtattgacactttttttttttttaagactgaatctcactctctcccaggctggagtacagtggcatgatcttggctcactgtaacctccatctcccaggttcaagtgattcttgtgcctcagcctcccaagtagctgggattacaggcatgcaccaccatgtccagccagtttttgtatttttagtagagaagggatttcaccatgttggccaggctgttttgaactcttgggctcaagcaatccgtccacctcagcctcccaaaatgctgggattacagatatgagtcactgtgcccagcctgacacatttttaaagtgaCTAGACTGCAGCCCTAGAATAAAACTACTTATGTCACATTAGATGTATTATATTGTCTTCCAAAATTTTCTTTAGCCAAATGCACCCAAAAGTTACTATAgtagttgtattttttttgttttcataattgaAAAAACATTCTCTGTTTGGGAAACTTTGTGAATTCTTTATTAATAACTCTGATGAATTGAGAGGGTTCCTGATGGTTGAATGTATCCTGGGTATGATTCAAATGTAAGTCAAGTGTATATGGAGCCTTTGTTCataactattttttcttctttcaaaattttttagtGTAGTTGATTTCATAATGCAAATGgtgttaaataattaaattcagcTTCTCTTGTGACCAATAATTATTTGCATGGAACAAGCAACAGCCAAGTGATTAGGCGTGTGTTATAGAATAATTAGTTTTTGTTTACTTGCCAAAAATATTAGACAAATTACATTCTGGAGTCAGGTGGGTAGCAGTTGGCCAGCAGGTGTATCTCAGATACTCAGATTCCAACTTGTTTGCCAGTAGCTTATTTTTGATATTATCATTAATTACTATTATTTACTAGGTacttacaaaacattttatatagatTACAGGAATATTCATCATAGAAGTCCATTTTCAGAGCCTAAAGCCATTTAGTATAGAGCAAACTCAAGCCTGTCTCCAAATCTTGTTCTTTTTCCGGTCTGCAATGGTTTCTACCCCTGCTTTGTattattaaaagaatttaaagaaaagctCTAATATAAAAGTATTGCTTAATCTGACCTTTAATTGGCAACTCAAAAGTAAGAAATGAATGCTTTTTCTTAGCTGAGTTGGGTTATTTTACAATTGAAGTTTCTAACCAGAAATTAAGTGATTTTGGTTGTTGCTTGGGATAGAAATTAAGGCTTTGAATCTAATTGCTGCTATtagtattttatactttaaaaggaaaataagtatgTGTGGTATATTACATGTGGTTATTTTTATAGTTCACATTGATACAAGCTCAGAAGGGTCATCTCAGAGTTCACTCTCTCCTGTACACATTGGTGGAAACCATTTGATCACTACAGGTGTGCCAAGGCGAAGTAAAAGAATTGCAGGCAAAAAAGTTTGCAGGTAATTTATCCaggatattttgttttcattggaTAAATATTTGGTGTACATGTagttaataaaatgtttcatctTTCTATCAAGAACCATATTTGagtcacaatttttttaaattccttctccCTTTATAGTCTTAGTAATCAATTGCCTTTTCAGTACCCACCAGAGAAAAATTACTAATTTGAGTCCACTTTGCTTGCTTAAAATCCTGTTTTATGTTGAtggtgtaattttaaaatttcctgttagaggctgggcatggtggctcatgcctgtaatcccagctcttcgggaggccagggcaggtggagtgcttgagctcaggagttcaagaccagcctggacaacatggccaaacctcatctctactgaaaagtaccaaaattagccaggtatggtggcacacacctgtagtcccagctacctgggaggctgaggtgagaggatcatctgagcccaggaatgtcaagggtacagtgagctgtgatcatgccattgtactccggcctgggtcagacagtgagactctgtctcaaaataaaattgttaggTTAAAAAACTAGTCTATTCTAATGATCCTGATTTATAACTGACTAAATAACTTTTAAGATTAGCAGATTATTTTTATGTGCAAATACAATGTGTTCATATATAGTATCTTAAAGTTGAATTAGTTTTAAAGAATTACTTCTCTGCCCAATTATTATCAGTATGACTTGCTGTGGACCCTTTCTGAAATTTCGTATTTCAGGTATTTTTCTCTGGTGTTTATGTTataaactgacattttaaattctACTTCTTCTAGAGTGGAATCAGGAAAAGCAGGGTGCTTTTCTCCTAAAATCAGCCATAAAGAAAAGGTTCGAAGATCTCTTCGTTTGAAATTCAATCTAGGGAAAAATAGCAGAGATGTAGTAAGTTTCTTAccattttattgatctttataTTAGCGTAACACTAAACTTGATACTAAAAAACACTCATAACTCTGCCTTTCTTCCAGTGAGTATctcattctgttctttttataCAAAACTCTTAAACTTGAGTTGATAAcaaatttctttgcattggagtGCTCAAAGCTTAGTCCTTggactttattttttccctccaCTCACTCAAAGTGATCATCAGTTTTAAACATTACATACAGATTGAGTAGCCCTTATCCAGGACGCTTGAGaacagagtgtttcagatttcccATTTTTAGGGGggttttggaatatttacattattcttACCAGCTCAACATgtctaatctgaaaatctgaaatgctccagtgagcattttCTTTGAGCATCACATCAAATGTGTAAAagctttggattttggagcatctAGAATTTTGGCTTTTCAGATTTGGAAAGCCCAACCTGTGTTTACTTAAAACTTCCAAGTTTATGTTCTCTGGTCCCACATATTCTTTTGAACAACTTGGCTGTTTCTTAACATCTGTTTTTTTGACTCTCCTACTTGGATGTCTAATCCAATATGCATTTCAAATGTAACCTgtcccgggccgggcgcggtggctcaagcctgtaatcccagcactttgggaggccgaggcgggtggatcacgaggtcgagagatcgagaccatcctggtcaacatggtgaaaccccgtctctactaaaaatacaaaaaattagctgggcgtggtggcgcatgcctgtaatcccagctactcaggaggctgaggcaggagaattgcctgaacccaggaagcggaggttgcagtgagccgagattgcgccattgcactccagcctgggtaacaagagcgaaactccgtctcaaaaaaaaaaaaaaaaaatgtaacctgTCCCTCGCAGATGCATTTCTTTGCTGCAGCTATCCCCTGCACCAAACAACACTGTTACCTGTGGTTTTCCCTCTCAGTTATGGCAGTAGTTCTTCCAGTCACTTAAGCCAAAAACCATGGTCACATCCTTGATTCCTCACTTCCTCTGATACACCGTGTCTAATCCATTAGAAAATCTTGTCTAACTTCTGATTTTAGAGTATCTCCAAACTGACTGATTCTCACTGTTAACTGCTTTTCCCACTTTGTCTAAGTTCTGTCATCTCAGCTGGATGACTCTAGTAAGCTCCTACTAATAGTTCTACCTTCTCCTACCCTTGCTGCAGTACTGAAGCTGAAGTTgctcttttaaaatctgttagGTTATGTAGTTCTCTGCTCAGAACTCTTCAGTGACTCCTCATTTCACTCTGAATAAAAGCCAGCGTTCTCACAGGGACCTGCAGTACCTCACTTGATGTGTTCTCAGGCTGCATTTCTGCTCTCTCCTCCAGTCCCCCTTGCTTACTCTGTTCCAGTCTCAGAGACGGCACTGGCATTCTGCTCTTTCTGTAATGTTCTTCCTCCTTAAATCGTCATGGCTCTCGCCCTTGTTTTACTCACAAATCATCTTCTCATCAccctattttaaattaaacttccACTCTTCACTATTCCATATGCTTTTTACCCTGTTTTacttttctccatagcacttttcaccttgtattttatatttattcaatataatttactgtttatcttatttaaatctaaatttcCCCATCTAGATAGAATGTAAAATTCCATAAGGGTAAGATTTTGATCTAGGTACCTGCTGCCCCAGCTATTTGTGAACAGGCCCTAGgacagtcagaacacacacaaatattttttaaattaatgaatatgtgagactgttttaaaaatagataataaaatatcaaCTAATAGCCAAATCAAATGATTACAGTTTTCATTAACAGGTAAGAATATTTGTCATtgttaaaaattgtttctcaattatatatgccttttaaaatcaGTTAAAGATTTTgataactacaaaaaaatttattgtctttatattttgaattaactAGGCTTATTTCTTAACaaaaactttttctgtttttcttttctgtacagaACGGATGTTCTGGTGTCAGTAGATACGAAAGTGTTGGTCGGCGACTTGCAAATCAACagagtttaaaaaacagaattgaaTCTGTAAAAACTGGTTTGCTTTTTAGTCCAGATGTTGATGAAAAGTTACCAAAGAAAGGTACATTTGCATACTACTGTTAGAGTTTTACCTAAAAAGTCTGCTTTGGTTGCTTTTTTAGTggtaaaatacattaattaatttactGTTCTAGAGATTAAAAGTTCATATTTGAATAGTGAAAATATTCGAATtggcaattatatttttaatcaacaATTGGGAAATGCTTGTACatgtaaatatgaaaatgtttgacattcttatgttaaaaattatataacacaAATACTTTATTAGAATTAAATGCTTAGTTATTTGCCATGTGCTTGGatactatttcaaaataaggtCAAATACAAAGGATTAAGCACTGAACtactttattttaggttcagaaaAGATAAGTAAGTCTGAGGAAAACTTACTAACTCCAGAGCGACTAGTTGGAACAAATTACCGGATGTCTTGGACAGGACCTAATAATTCAAGTTTTCAAGAAGTAGATGCAAATGAGGCTTCTTCAATGGTGGAAAATCTTGAGGTAGAAAACTCTTTGGAGCATGATGATATGGTTGAAAAGTCACTTGCTACTTCATGTGAAATAACCCCTTCCAATTTACACAATAAGCATAATAGCAACATAACAGGAAGCTCTCTTGGTGAGGATGAAAATAATGTGACCAAAGAGACTTTGGTGAAAGTTCAGAAAGCATTTTGTGAGTCTGGAAGTAATCTTCATGCATTGATGAATCACAGGCAGTCATCAGTAACTAACGTGGGGAAAGTAAAATTAACTGAACGGTCTTATGTAGAAGATAGCCCAGAGGAAAATCTATTTGAAACTAATGATTTGACTGTAGTAGAATCAAAGGAGAAATATGAACACCACACTGGTAAAggtgaaaaatgtttttcagagaGAGACTTTTCACCCCTTCAAACTCAAACATTTGATAGAGAAGCAACTATAAAATGTTATTCAACTCAGATGAAGATGGAACATGAAAAAGATGTTCATTCAAATATGCCAAAAGATTATTTAAGCAAGCAGGAATTTCCCAGTGatgaacaaataaagaaacagcAGTCCCCAAAGGAAAAACTAAATGATAAACTAAAGGAGAATGAGAATATGATTGAAGATAACTTACCGAAGTGTGCAGCACGTAGCAAGGACGAGGCTAGATCCTCTTTGTCACAGCAGAGTACATGTGTTACAACAAACTTGTCAAAATCTAGGCCCGTGAGAATTGCTAAACAGCAGTCATTGGAAACACGTGAGAAAACGGTTTCTGAAAGTTTACAAATGACTGAACATAGAAAGGTTTCCGATCACATACAGTGGTTTAACAAGCTTTCTTTAAATGAACCAAACAGAACAAAAGTCAAGTCACCTCTTAAGTTTCAGCGTACTCCCGTTCGTCAGTCTGTCAGAAGAATTAATTCTTTGTTGGAGTATAGCAGACAACCTATAAGGCATAAATTGGCGAGTCTTGGTGATACAGCTTCTCCTTTGGTCAaatcagtgagctgtgatggtgctcTTTCCTGTTGTATGGAAAGCACATCAAAAGATTCCTCTGTTTCATGTATCAGATCAGGTCCTAAAGAACAGAAGTCCCTGTCATGTGAAGAGTCAAATATTGATACAATTTCAAAGTCAAACATAGAGTTACCGTCGAAATCTTTCTTAAAGGTGAAGCACCCAGATTCGTTGAATGCTTCTCTTGGGTCTACTACAGTTTGTAAACAGAAGATGTTATCTGATGGCCACGTTAAGGTTCCCTTAGATGATCTGACTAATCATGATATATTAAAACCAGTTGTAAATAACAATATAGGCATTTCTTCTGGGATAAATAACAGTGTCCTTAGGAGACCATCAGAAAGAGAAAGGGTCTGGTACAAAGGTTCTCCAAAACATCCTATTGGGAAAACTCGATTACTACCAACAAGTAAACCTGTAGACCTGTAATTGGTAAATGTTATACTTGTCATTAATGTAAATAAAGTGAGCAGTTGTTGGTATGACTTGCAGGATAATCTACATGTTAGTTGTAGCTCAGGAtgattgttgcccaggctggagtgcaatggcacagtgtccgctcactgcaacctcctcctcccgggttcaattacttctttttcttgatggcagtttttaaactttaattttattgtgaTCTCTCAAAGCAGAGGTTAGACTTTACCTTTCTAAAGAAATTGTTGACTGGATTTGTAATaagttaatttttgaaaatgacatatttttgtgTGATAGGAAGAATGGAGTAAGTTGTGCTTACTTCCTCCAAGTCAGAtaagatttctaaaataaataaatttctagcTTGTAAAGGGTAGAGATAAACCCTGCAAATCTTATGTCTGGAATTCTATTGTTTATTGTCCTTGCCAAAATCCCTAGAAATTAATTTGCTTCAATAGCATCctaattctctatttttatttagggCAGAATAATTTGGTTCATATTGCCTGTAGTTGTACCACGTGTTCACGTGAACTAAGAACAATGGCTAAGGCAGAATAATGACTAAAGTATGTTCATATGTTATGATGTGGAAATAATTGATAACTTTTAAGCCATActgtgtttttaaagataatttgcaCAAATACATTTGTGTCTGTTTTGTCCAATATAGATTTGGCATTTAttaatcttgaaaaaaattaatcaaggTGATTTCTTATATATAGATGCTTGATTTTGGAATTTGGAATAGTAGATGTACCTCTTCACCTTTTTTAATTGGATAAAAACCTATGATGATTTTGTCCTGTGTGTGTTATTTATTTAGCATAGACATTAAAGATACCTTTCTGGAAAATGACTTGACTGAGGCTTTCATGAAATTCAAAGTGCCATTTAGAACTTGCACCAAATTATCAAGCAAATCTGTccaaatatatactttaaattattacAAATTACACATCTTTGAGGAAACAATATTATGAACAATACAACATATTCTCTAGGTTGTAGAGGAATCAATAAGCAGACAGAATTAACCACTAAAGATAGTTTCTCAGATTGGTTATTAGAATGCCATGTTTAGATGTTGGAGCAGATTAGAGCAGCATCACATGCCACTCGGAGCAACCAGACTTACAGCGTAAGTATTTACGAGGAATTTCAAATCATCTGATGTTTGGTTGGTTAGGTTCTACTTGATGACAATACATCCATTTTATTTCAAAGCTATTTCCTGTTTTGTATTTATTACCTGGCAGTCATTCCTTTCTCAGAACTTGTATTTGacttacataaaatgtaaaatattcgtAGATAAAAGCTTGTTGATATCAAATAGGGTTGGTAGATGTTTATGGTATTCCTAATTGTAAGTAGAGACAAAATAGTCATATGGTCAGATATATGTTGTctgttttaaacaatttttttttttgaaactgagtcttgctctgtcgcccaggctgtagtgcaatggtgtggtctcaactcactgcaacttccaccttcccggttcaagcaattctcctgcctcaccctcccaagtacctgggattaatAGGCTCccgccagcacgcccagctaatttttgtgtttttagtagaggtgacgtttcaccatgttggccaggctggcctcgaattcctgaccttgtgatccagccacctcggcctcccaaagtgttgggattacaggcatgagccaccagtccCGGCctgttttaaacaatttttaaactttaaaaatgtattaatttttttttaatattcatcaAGGGAAGAATGAAATGTTGAATTTGAAGACTAATTCAGTAAGAAGTCATAGGGGTTTAACTGTACATACCACCTGAATTGGCTTTTCTGAGAAATGAATCAATAATGAAGattgtctgtttaaaaaaaaaataccacatttGACTACCATTTTAGTTAGCTGAAAGCTGCAATACAAAGTATTACGGGAAAATCACGGTGAATAGCTTGAAGATAGGGTAATTGGGGAGTCGTAAAAGTTTTGTTTTAGGCTtggtttaatgtttattttttcttatacaaatTAGAGATAATGTTGCTAACTTCATGGGATATTTGAGGACATGATATAAATATTCAAAGTTAAAAGTGGACATGTGCAGTAACCTCATGGGTTCTTTTCACTTTGTcttatacatgtaaataaaagATCTAATACTAATTTGGTTACCTACTAAGCAACAAACAAATATGTAGAACTTAACTGGCCACATTCTATAATATGATCACTAAGAATTTAATGtaggattttaataatcatgtTTTTCTTACTTGTGGCAGAATTTGGACCTTAATTTTGTAAtctcttaatgttttatttttgaaatactaaATTTCTGATGAAAATAGGCATTTTGATGTATAAGCCGTAAATTAcagtgacttcattttttttccaacgACAAAATGATAACAAGGAAGAGTACTAAAgtaaaattcagaaatgaaaaaagtctATGCATCAGTATAAAATACTCCAGCATGGACAGTGAGCCTGGAGCTATTTAACGGATAATGTTAGTCCTGTTGATTTAGCATGCattgaaacaaaaaacaagcagaaGAGCATCCATGGAAGAAAAGTCACTGAGAAAGAGGCTTGGCTTCAAAATGAAAGGCCATGTGTCTCATAAATGATTTTTTCCAGCCTCTATTCATTGCATAAAATTGCTGTAGATGATAATGGGTTTGCTGTCTAGAGCTAAGATAGAACTGGATTCTACATCAGATTTCTTATTGTCAGACCCTAGGTACTTGACTCATCCTCTATCTTGATGAAATTTGCAGTGCTATATTTATTGTATGGCTTTACGTTTCGATTTTAGTATTTGAACAAACTTTAATGCTCAAGAttgcacgtagtaggtgctccaTAAACCCTTATTTAAGAATCTGGGACTACCTGGACGTACTTCTGCAGTATGCTGGCAGTATGGTTTCTCTTCAGGCCAAAGTGGAATTTTACTTGAtggtttttttaaacaaaagttttaagataaactttttgtgtgtgtggaagtTTAGAAATAACACTTAGAGCTACTATTTCTACAGATTTTCAAGTTTATAACTTTAAGTTTCTAGCTTCTGGTATTAAATATCCCCATAGTTTTCCTGCTCAGTAAGAGGCCCCTCAGAGCAGTATGTACCTTATTAGCCACAATTAAAAGTTCTTAGGACTTCATCTTTTCTTCGTCACTCTACCAATCATTGGCGCTTTCTCTTGAAAcgaaaagactttaaaacaaacaaaacaaaacaaaaccaaaaaaaacggAAAACCCTGTTCTTGAAGTTGGCAAAATTAAAGGTGTGCTATAGTGGTGACCTGGCACATTGTAACTGAAATGAGAAAGGAGGCGAATGACTTCCACAGAGGTCGGTGGAGGAAGAGGCTCTCTAGGAAATTCCATGGTCAAGAGGTTTGTATGCAGAATGTGTGGGCTGATGAAACGCCGGGCGGCTCCTTGGTGGGAGGCGCACTTCATCTGGGATGCAGGCTGAGGCATCCTGACGAGACCACTTCCACCtgctggaggaggggctggggcggaGCTAAGATGCGGAGGAAGGTGACGCACGAGCTCTCCAGTTCGCCCGCTCCAGGCCTGACCCCACCGAGGCCCGTACCGCAGTAGGATCCTCGGGCTGCCGCTCGGTGAGTACAGCTTTGATGTCGCCTCGGCCGCCTGCCGCCAGCCCGAGATTTGGTATCATCGCCAGTGGGGGAGGGCGTACTGCTAAAATCCTTGAGATGGAGGCTGGGGTCAAAGGATGGGTGGGGGATTCGAATGTTTGGCTGTCCGTAAGGGGAAGGGAGTACCGAGGGAGACTGGGTAGTTCGCCAAATCAGAGCGGCGTTGGCTAGCGTGGAGGTCAAACAGACCTCCTGCATTCAGAGTGGACAAGGGAAAGATGGAGATGGAGAGCCCCGCGCCTGCCTCCAGCCTTTTCCATCACAACTGTAGATTTTGCTGTTAAACAGCTACTGAGCTCTTTGGAGAGCGAGGTTTTATATCTAGCGGCTAGAAAGGGcctttgcagaaaaagaaatggcggaatattttttttcagtaaaggaAATCCACGATTTTGCCTCCCACCTCTCCGTTCCCCATCCCCAGCAGAAGAATGATTAAAAGGAGGGTttgcgctgggcgcggtggcttacgcctgtatcccagctctttgggaggctgaggcgggtggatcacctgaggtcaggagttcgagatcagcctgaccagcatggtgaaaccctgtctctattaaaaatacaaagagtagcGGGGGGTGTTTgcggacgcctataatcccagctactcgggaggctgaggcaggagaatcgtttgaacctgggaggcggaggttgcagtgagccgaggtcttaccactgcactcgagcctgagcgacagagcggtactccatctcaagaaaaaaaaaaaaaaaaaaaaaaaaaggagggtttCCAAGGCTGCTGCCTGAAGAATCCGTCCAAATAGGTTAAGCAGCAAGGATAATGTTCCCTTGTTTTGCAGACATAACCATAGAAGCCAACATTTAGGACAGGTtgaccctcccacccccaggctAGTTTTTTCCCTCTCCGCACTGCCTGCCCAGATTCTAACCTCCATAGCAATATAGGGGCTCGTACTGTGCCTGGCACTCTTACCAGGTATTTGCACACATCCTCCCAACAACCCTGTAAGGTAAATGCTTTTATTATCCCCGTtttgcagagaaggaaactgagggacTTGCCCACGATCACTGAGCATGTTGCTAAGCAAACATACCTCAATCTGCCCCAGTAGATTGCAGGGTGGGATCTAAGCAACGTACATTTTCATTCCTTTCAGGATCTCAAACGTGCTGGATGTCTGCTAAGCTAAAATGTTTTCCTGTCATCACTCGCAATCTTCCTCTGCTGCTTTACCATTTGTGTCTTCCTGACTCCCTCCTGTTAGCCTTTTCTTCCCTGAGACTGGGAAAACTCAAGATGCCACTATCTGTTTCTCAAAATTGAAGCAAGTTTTGGTCTATTTGTTTTAATAAGAGAGGGAGAGGGTGGTGAAGTTAGGAGTAATGCAGAACTTTCAGGGAACTACAAGGAGGATAAACATTTTGAGTGAGAACCACCATTCCAGCCTAGCTTTTCTAAGAAACAAACAGAGGGAATTGGATACCCACAACTGTTTTGTTTCATACCTTTCTGCAATAATGTCCTGCCTAGCATGGAGACTTAAGACAAAAGCAACCCTCTAAGGATTTTTTATTACAGTCTCCTTCTGGGGGGTCTTTGAACCACAACCTGGAGTGGTTGCATCATCATAATTGTATTACCACAACTGCCAATTGTAGCCAATTAGTATACATTTGGTCCTTAATCTGCAGGTTAAAAATGGTCTCCAGGATGGTCCTTACCATGCTATCTGGCCTACTGTTTTTGCTGGGATCTGGATGGACGCCAACATTTGCTTACAGCCCCCGGACCCCTGACAGGGTCTCAGAAACAGATATCCAGAGGCTGCTTCATGGCGTTATGGAGCAACTGGGCATTGCCAGGCCCCGCGTGGAATATCCAGCTCATCAGGCCATGAATCTCGTGGGCCCACAGAGCATCGAAGGTATTTACTGTGTTCTGATGGTTTGAAGTTTGTGttggcattttaaataatatatttgcacacttctcacaacaaccttataAGTAGATGCTTTTATTATCCCATTTTTCAGAGAAGGAagctaatttttaagaaactCTACTTTCTCAtgggtttccttttcttcttctacaCAGTTTCTACATAATTACAAATGCACACTCACATGAGAATATGAGTCCTGTGAGAGCAGAGACCTTATCTATCTGATACACAGCTGTAGCCCTAGTACCTAGCACAATGTCTGttacataataggtgctcaattaatgtttgttgaatgaatgaaggagcaTCTAGTGTTATTGCTAAAGAAAGATTAGAACTCAGACCTGATGTTTTCTCCACACG
The sequence above is a segment of the Saimiri boliviensis isolate mSaiBol1 chromosome 2, mSaiBol1.pri, whole genome shotgun sequence genome. Coding sequences within it:
- the ARHGAP11A gene encoding rho GTPase-activating protein 11A isoform X2, with amino-acid sequence MDSSNLAVIFAPNLLQTSEGHEKMSANTEKKLRLQAAVIQTLIDYASDIGRVPDFILEKVPAILGIDGLCATPSLEAFEEGECETPGEYKRKRRQSVGDFVSGALNKFKSNRTPSITPQQEGIAQLSVSPVILTPNAKRKLPVDSSHGFSSKKRKSVKHNFNFELLPSNLFSSSSTPVSVHIDTSSEGSSQSSLSPVHIGGNHLITTGVPRRSKRIAGKKVCRVESGKAGCFSPKISHKEKVRRSLRLKFNLGKNSRDVNGCSGVSRYESVGRRLANQQSLKNRIESVKTGLLFSPDVDEKLPKKGSEKISKSEENLLTPERLVGTNYRMSWTGPNNSSFQEVDANEASSMVENLEVENSLEHDDMVEKSLATSCEITPSNLHNKHNSNITGSSLGEDENNVTKETLVKVQKAFCESGSNLHALMNHRQSSVTNVGKVKLTERSYVEDSPEENLFETNDLTVVESKEKYEHHTGKGEKCFSERDFSPLQTQTFDREATIKCYSTQMKMEHEKDVHSNMPKDYLSKQEFPSDEQIKKQQSPKEKLNDKLKENENMIEDNLPKCAARSKDEARSSLSQQSTCVTTNLSKSRPVRIAKQQSLETREKTVSESLQMTEHRKVSDHIQWFNKLSLNEPNRTKVKSPLKFQRTPVRQSVRRINSLLEYSRQPIRHKLASLGDTASPLVKSVSCDGALSCCMESTSKDSSVSCIRSGPKEQKSLSCEESNIDTISKSNIELPSKSFLKVKHPDSLNASLGSTTVCKQKMLSDGHVKVPLDDLTNHDILKPVVNNNIGISSGINNSVLRRPSERERVWYKGSPKHPIGKTRLLPTSKPVDL
- the ARHGAP11A gene encoding rho GTPase-activating protein 11A isoform X1; amino-acid sequence: MWDQRLVRLALLQHLRAVYGIKVKGVRGQCDRRRRETTATEIGGKIFGVPFNTLPHSAVPEYGRIPSFLVDACTSLEEHIHTEGLFRKSGSVTRLKALKNKLDHGEGCLSSAPPCDTAGLLKQFFRELPEPIFPADLHEALLKAQQLGTEEKNKATLLLSCLLADHTVHVLRYFFNFLKNVSLRSSENKMDSSNLAVIFAPNLLQTSEGHEKMSANTEKKLRLQAAVIQTLIDYASDIGRVPDFILEKVPAILGIDGLCATPSLEAFEEGECETPGEYKRKRRQSVGDFVSGALNKFKSNRTPSITPQQEGIAQLSVSPVILTPNAKRKLPVDSSHGFSSKKRKSVKHNFNFELLPSNLFSSSSTPVSVHIDTSSEGSSQSSLSPVHIGGNHLITTGVPRRSKRIAGKKVCRVESGKAGCFSPKISHKEKVRRSLRLKFNLGKNSRDVNGCSGVSRYESVGRRLANQQSLKNRIESVKTGLLFSPDVDEKLPKKGSEKISKSEENLLTPERLVGTNYRMSWTGPNNSSFQEVDANEASSMVENLEVENSLEHDDMVEKSLATSCEITPSNLHNKHNSNITGSSLGEDENNVTKETLVKVQKAFCESGSNLHALMNHRQSSVTNVGKVKLTERSYVEDSPEENLFETNDLTVVESKEKYEHHTGKGEKCFSERDFSPLQTQTFDREATIKCYSTQMKMEHEKDVHSNMPKDYLSKQEFPSDEQIKKQQSPKEKLNDKLKENENMIEDNLPKCAARSKDEARSSLSQQSTCVTTNLSKSRPVRIAKQQSLETREKTVSESLQMTEHRKVSDHIQWFNKLSLNEPNRTKVKSPLKFQRTPVRQSVRRINSLLEYSRQPIRHKLASLGDTASPLVKSVSCDGALSCCMESTSKDSSVSCIRSGPKEQKSLSCEESNIDTISKSNIELPSKSFLKVKHPDSLNASLGSTTVCKQKMLSDGHVKVPLDDLTNHDILKPVVNNNIGISSGINNSVLRRPSERERVWYKGSPKHPIGKTRLLPTSKPVDL